A genomic region of Dermacentor andersoni chromosome 9, qqDerAnde1_hic_scaffold, whole genome shotgun sequence contains the following coding sequences:
- the LOC126527690 gene encoding uncharacterized protein: protein MAATPTTTSCWGCFRWRQLQQERSSRESTLSFRPSHGVSYNHRHPQQQHGQGPQLGGDFQPRGHRPFPERPQLEQPTSQAPGPSSQAGSVHRLSFPPSGIERHLARLHSTASTDNRKSFPPCQVSDTDSGLGRTITAETSEESFAGAVAAPQAPPPQPHRLCGGNVCNGIYRASAAAAHDPGGATSATLGGGPDAVLDDGLAHEMALLRVELEIVRWECESIIRQKRRRDQDLLGSWSRRRRVLDWMQRHDSSDTSYDPSTLSSNSEDRREASPSPTSSVEALCSRTPPPSCLGGAAESPVIQQHIYESVARSPSPLTVVTSSPHVRSQSMTLSNNTTPSGPTGRVLSPEHKRCSSASPVRRKLQAAAPLPAVLSPVRTYRFSCTINESPQTPAAAARSSARSPSCSPVRHSAAFRPRCSSNPVPHAVTPAVIPMATSRTAGQISDLYRRQEHTTSCFPTQSIPESPLALHSTSSSPIPVVTYSDRSPAASPVRFQHETGGSPSLASPCGGASRQSRPSVSEDKPRRWFDSILQQQDASGYQVHEPAQLCSFYSPQRQSAKSGSRLQPVFEAECYGDRGARGGGILDLDLEFVTKEYEIFPGDDNACRNDVGAAQRAKKTRRQLRKERAQQIAARTRADTTTSTDSDATLKHHHSSCHACARSRRKGGGAGLPQSSHRSSPSKQEAAVHHGRRPVQMTHRDGASAASAATTDYML from the exons GAGCGCAGTTCGCGAGAGTCTACCCTCAGCTTCCGTCCCAGCCACGGTGTCTCGTACAATCACCGCCACCCGCAGCAGCAGCACGGACAGGGCCCTCAGCTCGGGGGCGACTTCCAGCCCAGGGGCCACCGCCCGTTCCCGGAGCGCCCCCAGCTGGAGCAGCCCACGAGCCAGGCGCCGGGCCCCAGCAGCCAGGCGGGGTCCGTGCACAGGTTGTCCTTCCCTCCCAGTGGCATCGAGAGGCACCTGGCACGCTTGCACAG TACGGCGAGCACAGACAACAGGAAGTCGTTTCCTCCGTGCCAG GTGTCTGACACGGACTCCGGTCTCGGCCGTACCATCACCGCCGAGACGAGCGAAGAAagcttcgccggagccgtcgccGCTCCCCAGGCGCCGCCACCTCAGCCTCACCGTCTGTGTGGGGGTAACGTCTGCAACGGCATCTACCGGGCGAGTGCCGCGGCGGCGCACGATCCCGGAGGCGCTACCAGCGCCACTCTCGGAGGCGGTCCGGACGCTGTCCTGGACGACGGCCTGGCGCACGAGATGGCGCTTCTGCGCGTCGAGCTCGAGATCGTGCGATGGGAGTGCGAGAGCATCATCCGCCAGAAGAGGCGCCGCGACCAGGACCTGCTGGGTTCGTGGTCCAGGCGCCGCCGCGTCCTGGACTGGATGCAGCGACACGACAGCAGCGACACCTCGTACGACCCTTCGACGCTCTCCTCCAACTCCGAAGACCGCCGCGAGGCGAGCCCGAGTCCGACGTCGTCCGTCGAAGCCCTCTGCAGCAGGACTCCGCCGCCGTCCTGCCTGGGCGGAGCCGCGGAGTCGCCCGTGATCCAGCAGCACATCTATGAGTCCGTGGCCAGGAGCCCGTCGCCCCTGACAGTGGTGACGTCGTCGCCCCACGTGCGCTCTCAGAGCATGACACTGAGCAACAACACGACGCCGAGCGGCCCGACGGGTCGCGTCCTGTCGCCGGAGCACAAGAGGTGTTCGTCGGCGAGTCCTGTGCGTCGGAAACTGCAGGCCGCCGCACCACTGCCGGCCGTGCTGAGTCCCGTGCGAACTTACCGGTTCTCGTGCACCATCAACGAGTCGCCGCAGACTCCAGCGGCAGCGGCTCGGAGCAGCGCGCGGTCGCCCAGCTGCTCTCCCGTCAGACACAGTGCGGCCTTCAGACCCCGGTGCAGCTCGAACCCGGTGCCGCACGCTGTGACGCCGGCCGTCATTCCGATGGCCACGTCTCGGACGGCGGGCCAGATCAGCGACCTGTACAGGCGCCAGGAACACACCACCTCCTGTTTCCCGACCCAGAGCATCCCGGAGAGCCCGCTGGCGCTTCACAGCACTAGTTCCAGTCCGATACCGGTCGTGACCTATAGCGACCGCTCGCCGGCGGCGTCTCCCGTGAGGTTCCAGCACGAAACTGGAGGGAGTCCATCCCTCGCATCGCCCTGTGGGGGTGCGTCCCGGCAGTCAAGACCTTCAGTCAGCGAGGACAAGCCTCGGCGGTGGTTCGACAGCATCCTGCAGCAGCAGGACGCTTCCGGCTACCAGGTCCACGAACCCGCGCAGCTATGCTCCTTCTACAGCCCTCAGAGGCAAAGCGCCAAGTCCGGCAGCAGGCTTCAACCTGTCTTCGAGGCCGAGTGCTACGGTGACAGGGGTGCTAGGGGAGGAGGCATCCTCGACTTGGACCTCGAGTTCGTCACCAAGGAGTACGAGATCTTTCCCGGCGACGACAACGCTTGCCGGAACGACGTCGGCGCGGCTCAGAGGGCGAAGAAGACGCGTCGCCAGCTGCGGAAGGAGCGCGCCCAGCAGATCGCCGCCCGCACCAGGGCGGACACGACCACGTCCACGGACTCGGACGCCACTCTGAAGCACCACCACAGCAGCTGCCACGCTTGTGCCCGGAGCCGGAGAAAGGGCGGAGGTGCCGGCTTGCCTCAGTCGTCGCACAGGTCGTCGCCGTCCAAGCAGGAGGCGGCCGTGCACCACGGTCGCAGGCCGGTGCAGATGACGCATCGTGATGGAGCCTCTGCCGCCTCTGCCGCCACCACCGACTACATGCTCTGA